A stretch of the Streptomyces sp. NBC_01428 genome encodes the following:
- the mqnC gene encoding cyclic dehypoxanthinyl futalosine synthase, protein MTEKADLTSVTAVLDRAAAGGRITPEEALVLYRDAPLHALGAAADAVRRRRYAGTEHIATYIIERNINYTNVCVTACKFCAFYAAPKDTAKGWTRDLDDILRRCAETVELGGTQIMFQGGHHPDYGVEYYEKHFAAIKAAYPELVIHSLGASEVEHMARISKVSVEEAIQRIHAAGLDSFAGAGAELLPARPRKAIAPLKESGERWLEIMEISHGLGVESTSTMLMGTGETNAERIEHLRMIRDVQDRTGGFRAFIPYTYQPENNHLKGRTQATLFEYLRMIAIARLFLDNVAHIQGSWLTTGKEVGQLSLHYGADDLGSIMLEENVVSSAGAKHRSNRMEIIDLIRKAGRVPAQRTTTYEHIVVHDDPANDPVDERVMSHISSTAIDGGTAHPELKLLASN, encoded by the coding sequence GTGACCGAGAAGGCCGACCTCACGTCTGTCACAGCCGTCCTCGACCGTGCCGCCGCGGGTGGACGGATCACTCCGGAAGAGGCGCTCGTCCTCTACCGCGACGCCCCGCTGCACGCCCTCGGCGCGGCCGCGGACGCCGTGCGCCGCCGCAGGTACGCGGGTACGGAGCACATCGCGACGTACATCATCGAGCGCAACATCAACTACACGAACGTGTGCGTCACGGCGTGCAAGTTCTGCGCGTTCTACGCGGCCCCCAAGGACACCGCCAAGGGCTGGACGCGCGACCTCGACGACATCCTGCGCCGCTGCGCGGAGACCGTCGAGCTGGGCGGCACCCAGATCATGTTCCAGGGCGGACACCACCCGGACTACGGCGTCGAGTACTACGAGAAGCACTTCGCCGCGATCAAGGCCGCGTACCCCGAGCTGGTCATCCACTCCCTCGGCGCGTCCGAGGTCGAGCACATGGCCCGCATCTCCAAGGTGAGCGTCGAGGAGGCCATCCAGCGGATCCACGCGGCCGGCCTCGACTCGTTCGCCGGCGCCGGCGCCGAGCTGCTCCCGGCCCGCCCGCGCAAGGCGATCGCCCCGCTCAAGGAGTCCGGCGAGCGCTGGCTGGAGATCATGGAGATCTCGCACGGGCTGGGCGTCGAGTCGACGTCCACCATGCTGATGGGCACCGGCGAGACCAACGCCGAGCGCATCGAGCACCTGCGGATGATCCGTGACGTACAGGACCGGACGGGCGGCTTCCGCGCCTTCATCCCGTACACCTACCAGCCCGAGAACAACCACCTGAAGGGCCGCACGCAGGCGACGCTCTTCGAGTACCTGCGGATGATCGCGATCGCCCGCCTGTTCCTCGACAACGTGGCGCACATCCAGGGTTCCTGGCTGACCACCGGCAAGGAGGTCGGCCAGCTCTCCCTGCACTACGGCGCCGACGACCTCGGCTCGATCATGCTGGAGGAGAACGTCGTCTCCTCCGCCGGTGCCAAGCACCGCTCCAACCGCATGGAGATCATCGACCTCATCCGCAAGGCGGGCCGCGTCCCCGCGCAGCGGACCACGACGTACGAGCACATCGTCGTCCACGACGACCCGGCGAACGACCCGGTCGACGAGCGCGTGATGTCCCACATCTCCTCGACGGCGATCGACGGTGGCACGGCCCACCCCGAGTTGAAGCTGCTGGCCTCCAACTGA
- a CDS encoding A24 family peptidase: protein MDLDLWAAVAAALWGAAAGLLVPRPAYRLAVDPGEPWRDSCPDGRTITGPARGWLGPARSQGAPYGPATLLVSLATALLCAGLALATGTRPELAVWLLLAPLGVLLAVVDFRVQRLPDPLTLPFAAAALALLGVAAALPEHAGEWPTALFGALALGGGYFVLFLVNPNGMGFGDVKLALGLGAVLGWYGWSTVFLGTFAGFLFGGLYGLGLVIARRAGRKTSIPFGPFLIAGAYVGLLIGAYAA, encoded by the coding sequence GTGGATCTCGATCTCTGGGCGGCCGTCGCCGCCGCTCTGTGGGGTGCGGCGGCCGGACTGCTGGTCCCGCGGCCCGCGTACCGCCTCGCGGTCGACCCGGGCGAACCGTGGCGGGACAGCTGCCCCGACGGCCGGACGATCACCGGCCCGGCACGTGGCTGGCTCGGGCCGGCCCGCTCGCAGGGCGCCCCCTACGGTCCCGCCACCCTCCTCGTCTCCCTCGCCACCGCCCTCCTGTGCGCCGGCCTCGCGCTCGCGACCGGCACCAGGCCCGAGCTGGCCGTCTGGCTGCTGCTCGCGCCGCTCGGCGTGCTGCTCGCCGTGGTCGACTTCCGGGTGCAGCGGCTGCCCGACCCGCTGACCCTGCCGTTCGCGGCGGCGGCGCTCGCCCTGCTCGGGGTGGCCGCGGCGCTGCCCGAGCACGCGGGGGAGTGGCCGACGGCGCTGTTCGGGGCGCTCGCGCTCGGCGGCGGCTACTTCGTCCTCTTCCTCGTCAACCCGAACGGCATGGGCTTCGGCGACGTGAAACTGGCCCTGGGCCTCGGCGCCGTCCTCGGCTGGTACGGCTGGAGCACGGTGTTCCTCGGGACCTTCGCCGGGTTCCTGTTCGGCGGGCTGTACGGGCTGGGCCTGGTGATCGCGCGGCGGGCCGGCCGCAAGACGTCGATCCCGTTCGGCCCGTTCCTGATCGCGGGCGCCTACGTGGGGCTCCTGATCGGGGCGTACGCGGCCTGA
- a CDS encoding BTAD domain-containing putative transcriptional regulator: protein MARRTTSSSTGTSPSPRNRTPQPLPRRRRTFGDFVKALGAFVALLVLLVGVPGALAVSVGWPLPHGAPRMDWLQREISVSTFINALTVIVWFAWAQFTACVLVEVKAALSGVGMPGRVPGAGPSQLLARQLVAALLLVGAAAASFTPGLSQLGQSLEGNQHGSVAAAQQTPGLFAQQQEQAASSAAALAEQAADAADAAAHADGAGATEHGATKYYRIQPPEGRHHDSLWEVAQRHLGDGRRYKEIYQLNKDRTQPDGSKLSEASLIRPGWILEMPGDAHGGELVEMPDAAPEVSQQVQQQIHDYAKTGDQQRGGAAGRQNEQGDRDTAHIHVPRQRPAGEQEAGGRERHEPAAAEAAQASQGSEDSGFTFGLPEALVGAPLLAAGLLGALGRRRRQALWQSALGAVGGRRGMEPPVPTGSAADAQDALLVGADPEGVRLLDLSLRGLATALAAESRPLPTVYAAWLGGNGDLHLQLAQPAGKPPTPWQLGQDQTFWMLARADAEQYEEVDTAAPYPGLVSLGTMDDSRLLLNLEAVPGIVSLSGSAADRAGVFASVAAELATNGWSDRMTITLVGFGEDLTPLAPNRLRHLDDVEALVETMEAETRQRRGALGAAGHDSVLTGRTGPAQHTRWAPHLVLLATEPSAEDAVTLAELAADAGRLGIGYLVGTESGDLPGAAWEMEITGEGKLLAPLLGLELDAQLLPVAQQRAVVDLFVEADPERDPDGPTTTPPFLVDISEQGRPAVYARLVGSYEIIGLEAPDGERSPLLHEALALLLLHREGVHPRVLSAALWPRGVTEDVRDALVERLRGWLGADPDGTPRLGTDEAGRLTLAKSVVSDLDVLRSLYHEATQGKGVDSRVVRGRLLTDALVLVRGPLLADRPQGRYGWLTHEIIDAQLPLLVADIGLALSAFHLEKDRAEKAIEALNASMNSAPRDERLWNELLRATHATGDTDRLKRLAADLVTRSGARGLPPRTEALLDELLPAWRTDGAAVG from the coding sequence ATGGCGCGACGCACCACTTCCAGCTCGACGGGCACCTCGCCGAGTCCGAGGAATCGGACGCCGCAGCCCCTGCCCCGGCGTCGCAGGACGTTCGGGGACTTCGTGAAGGCGCTCGGGGCGTTCGTCGCCCTGCTGGTGCTGCTGGTCGGCGTGCCCGGAGCGCTCGCCGTCAGCGTGGGGTGGCCGCTGCCGCACGGAGCGCCCCGGATGGACTGGCTCCAGCGTGAGATCTCCGTCAGTACGTTCATCAACGCGCTGACGGTCATCGTGTGGTTCGCGTGGGCGCAGTTCACCGCCTGCGTGCTCGTCGAGGTGAAGGCCGCGCTGTCGGGCGTCGGGATGCCGGGCCGGGTGCCGGGCGCGGGCCCCAGCCAGTTGCTGGCCCGCCAGCTCGTCGCGGCCCTGCTCCTCGTCGGCGCGGCCGCCGCCAGCTTCACCCCCGGCCTCTCGCAGCTCGGCCAGAGCCTGGAGGGCAACCAGCACGGTTCCGTGGCCGCCGCGCAGCAGACCCCGGGACTGTTCGCGCAGCAGCAGGAGCAGGCCGCCTCCAGTGCCGCCGCCCTCGCCGAGCAGGCAGCCGACGCGGCCGACGCGGCGGCCCATGCCGACGGTGCCGGTGCCACCGAGCACGGCGCCACGAAGTACTACCGGATCCAGCCTCCCGAGGGCCGGCACCACGACTCCCTCTGGGAGGTCGCGCAGCGCCACCTCGGCGACGGCCGCCGGTACAAGGAGATCTACCAGCTCAACAAGGACCGTACGCAGCCGGACGGTTCGAAGCTGTCCGAGGCCAGCCTGATCCGGCCCGGCTGGATCCTGGAGATGCCCGGCGACGCCCACGGCGGCGAGCTCGTCGAGATGCCCGACGCGGCGCCCGAGGTCTCCCAGCAGGTCCAGCAGCAGATCCACGACTACGCCAAGACGGGCGACCAGCAGCGGGGCGGCGCCGCCGGCCGGCAGAACGAGCAGGGCGACCGCGACACCGCGCACATCCACGTACCGCGGCAGCGGCCCGCCGGCGAGCAGGAGGCCGGCGGCCGGGAGCGGCACGAACCGGCCGCCGCCGAAGCCGCGCAGGCCTCGCAGGGGTCCGAGGACAGCGGGTTCACCTTCGGCCTGCCGGAGGCACTCGTCGGCGCGCCGCTGCTCGCCGCCGGCCTGCTCGGCGCGCTCGGACGGCGCCGTCGCCAGGCCCTGTGGCAGTCCGCCCTCGGCGCGGTCGGCGGGCGGCGCGGCATGGAGCCGCCGGTCCCCACCGGTTCCGCCGCGGACGCGCAGGACGCGCTGCTCGTCGGCGCCGACCCCGAGGGCGTTCGCCTCCTCGACCTCTCGCTGCGCGGACTCGCGACGGCCCTCGCCGCCGAGTCCCGCCCGCTGCCCACCGTCTACGCGGCCTGGCTCGGCGGCAACGGCGACCTGCACCTCCAGCTCGCCCAGCCCGCGGGCAAGCCGCCCACGCCGTGGCAGCTCGGGCAGGACCAGACGTTCTGGATGCTGGCCCGCGCGGACGCCGAGCAGTACGAGGAGGTCGACACGGCCGCCCCGTACCCGGGCCTCGTCAGCCTCGGCACCATGGACGACTCGCGGCTGCTCCTCAACCTGGAGGCCGTGCCCGGCATCGTCTCCCTGAGCGGCAGCGCGGCCGACCGCGCGGGCGTGTTCGCCTCTGTGGCGGCCGAGTTGGCCACCAACGGCTGGTCCGACCGCATGACGATCACGCTCGTCGGCTTCGGCGAGGACCTCACCCCGCTCGCGCCCAACCGGCTGCGGCACCTCGACGACGTCGAGGCGCTCGTCGAGACCATGGAGGCGGAGACCCGGCAGCGCCGCGGCGCCCTCGGCGCCGCCGGCCACGACTCCGTCCTCACCGGCCGCACCGGGCCCGCCCAGCACACCCGTTGGGCCCCGCACCTCGTGCTCCTCGCCACCGAGCCCTCCGCCGAGGACGCCGTCACGCTCGCCGAACTGGCCGCCGACGCGGGACGGTTGGGCATCGGCTATCTCGTCGGCACCGAGAGCGGTGATCTGCCGGGCGCCGCCTGGGAGATGGAGATCACCGGCGAGGGCAAACTGCTCGCGCCGCTGCTCGGCCTGGAACTCGACGCGCAGCTCCTGCCGGTCGCCCAGCAGCGGGCGGTCGTGGACCTGTTCGTGGAGGCCGACCCGGAGCGCGACCCCGACGGGCCGACGACCACCCCGCCGTTCCTCGTCGACATCAGCGAACAGGGACGGCCCGCCGTCTACGCGCGGCTCGTCGGCTCGTACGAGATCATCGGCCTGGAGGCGCCCGACGGCGAGCGCAGCCCCCTGCTGCACGAGGCGCTCGCGCTGCTTCTGCTGCACCGCGAAGGCGTGCACCCCCGTGTGCTGTCCGCCGCGCTGTGGCCGCGCGGTGTGACCGAGGACGTGCGCGACGCCCTCGTCGAGCGGCTGCGCGGCTGGCTCGGCGCCGACCCGGACGGCACACCCCGCCTCGGCACCGACGAGGCCGGGCGGCTCACGCTCGCCAAGTCCGTCGTCTCCGACCTCGACGTACTGCGCTCCCTCTACCACGAGGCCACGCAGGGCAAGGGGGTCGACAGCCGCGTCGTACGCGGGCGGCTGCTCACCGACGCGCTCGTCCTCGTCCGCGGCCCGCTGCTCGCCGACCGTCCGCAGGGCCGCTACGGCTGGCTCACGCACGAGATCATCGACGCCCAACTGCCGCTGCTCGTCGCGGACATCGGGCTGGCGCTGTCCGCGTTCCACCTGGAGAAGGACCGTGCGGAGAAGGCGATCGAGGCGCTGAACGCCTCGATGAACTCGGCGCCGCGCGACGAGCGCCTGTGGAACGAGCTGCTGCGCGCGACCCACGCCACGGGTGACACCGACCGGCTGAAGCGGCTCGCCGCCGACCTGGTCACCCGCAGCGGCGCGCGAGGCCTGCCGCCCCGCACCGAGGCACTCCTCGACGAACTGCTTCCCGCGTGGCGCACGGACGGGGCAGCCGTGGGGTGA
- a CDS encoding helix-turn-helix domain-containing protein — translation MALRHHVTARQTRLAVELRRLREAAGLTSREAAILLGANPAQISQIEAGLAGVSEKRLRRLTAQYACTDEAFADALAALATERIRGWWEQYRGLLPTPFLDLAELEHHATFLREVQFLYVPGPLQTEDYARAVFAYRVPELSDEDVELRVRHRMHRRVILEGPAPTPYDGVVHEAALRIMVGDRATSRAQLTHLLDLSEAHHVTLSVIPFDLEGFAGATSAMTYAGGRVPKLDTVVRDAPQGAAFIDSEAQLDAYRTLFRKVEAVSLGAKRSRDFIHRLAKEL, via the coding sequence ATGGCCTTGAGGCATCACGTGACCGCGCGGCAGACGCGTCTGGCGGTCGAGTTGCGGAGGTTGCGCGAGGCGGCGGGTCTCACCTCGCGGGAGGCGGCCATCCTGCTCGGGGCGAACCCCGCGCAGATCAGCCAGATCGAGGCGGGCCTCGCCGGGGTGAGCGAGAAGCGGCTCCGCCGGCTCACGGCCCAGTACGCGTGCACGGACGAGGCGTTCGCCGACGCCCTGGCCGCCCTGGCGACCGAGCGGATCCGGGGCTGGTGGGAGCAGTACCGCGGGCTGCTGCCCACGCCGTTCCTCGACCTCGCCGAACTGGAGCACCACGCCACCTTCCTCCGCGAGGTGCAGTTCCTGTATGTCCCCGGCCCGCTCCAGACGGAGGACTACGCGCGGGCGGTCTTCGCCTACCGGGTGCCGGAACTCTCGGACGAGGACGTCGAGTTGCGCGTCCGCCACCGTATGCACCGCCGGGTGATCCTCGAAGGGCCGGCCCCGACGCCCTACGACGGCGTGGTCCACGAGGCCGCGCTGCGCATCATGGTGGGCGACCGCGCCACCTCCCGGGCCCAGTTGACCCATCTCCTCGACCTGTCCGAAGCGCATCACGTCACCCTGAGCGTGATCCCCTTCGACCTGGAGGGCTTCGCCGGCGCCACCAGTGCCATGACGTACGCCGGGGGCCGCGTCCCGAAGCTCGACACCGTCGTGCGCGACGCACCCCAGGGCGCCGCCTTCATCGACTCGGAAGCCCAACTCGACGCCTATCGAACGCTCTTCCGTAAAGTGGAGGCTGTTTCGCTGGGCGCCAAGCGGTCCCGCGACTTCATCCACAGGTTGGCGAAGGAGCTGTGA
- a CDS encoding DUF397 domain-containing protein → MNTPHNWRKSSFSGPGDGDSCVELASTPSTLHLRESDDPTTILTTTPAPIGHLLDAIRTGSVTAPGA, encoded by the coding sequence ATGAACACCCCCCACAACTGGCGCAAGTCGTCCTTCTCCGGCCCGGGCGACGGCGACTCCTGTGTCGAACTCGCCTCCACACCCAGCACCCTCCACCTCCGCGAGTCCGACGACCCCACCACGATCCTCACCACGACCCCGGCCCCCATCGGCCACCTCCTGGACGCGATACGCACCGGATCGGTGACGGCGCCGGGCGCGTAA
- a CDS encoding putative adhesin yields MTNRPADWHILDLDRDPTPGDPQRVRSLAGSLHDFADDVAHILRDIKGLANEDAVLKWAGKTADSFASEFEDVPGKLKKLKKSYTLAGDALTSYWPDLDDAQEKADKALRDGRKARDELATARQALTGADDWVRTATAKADSYDPDKNRGKDVPPPDEADVRRATRNAQHAKEQQTAARKDVDDAQGLLDAAKKLAAHAKGLREDAARRTVKKLHDASDAGIHNRHWWEEPLDWVSDHWDEIVTVCKWVVTIVGIIVMIVGGPLGWLVFAAALIVLADTVRKMLNGQAGWGDLIFAVLDCIPATKGFTSLAKMGKLWKAGGLRALGGGALKGIGGGLKGLANSARNLGGSARNVFRGFDGSWLGRVSARGSGNPLPSPAEIKDALRNLNPQLSKKSYTSEQGHYYATRVFQGGRTDETVLAGHGFLEDGAGSFTVPEGSSLSFYVDHGERLPGLDGLAVEAGVYPGSALHTAHPGDVIPNYTLAAPAPSMAGNFSVFENSTTVAERTRIADLLQPGMGNVHWAACREIL; encoded by the coding sequence GTGACGAACAGGCCGGCGGACTGGCACATACTCGACCTGGACCGGGACCCGACACCGGGCGACCCGCAGCGGGTGCGCAGCCTCGCCGGCTCCCTGCACGACTTCGCCGACGACGTGGCGCACATCCTCCGGGACATCAAGGGCCTGGCGAACGAGGACGCGGTCCTGAAGTGGGCCGGGAAGACGGCGGACTCCTTCGCGTCGGAGTTCGAGGACGTCCCCGGCAAGCTGAAGAAGCTCAAGAAGTCCTACACGCTCGCGGGCGACGCGCTGACGTCGTACTGGCCCGACCTGGACGACGCACAGGAGAAGGCGGACAAGGCGCTGCGCGACGGCCGCAAGGCCCGGGACGAGCTCGCCACCGCCCGGCAGGCCCTGACCGGTGCCGACGACTGGGTACGGACGGCCACGGCGAAGGCCGACTCGTACGACCCGGACAAGAACCGGGGCAAGGACGTTCCGCCACCGGACGAGGCCGACGTCCGCCGTGCCACCCGCAACGCCCAGCACGCCAAGGAGCAGCAGACCGCGGCCCGGAAGGACGTCGACGACGCCCAGGGCCTGCTGGACGCGGCGAAGAAGCTCGCCGCCCACGCCAAGGGACTGCGCGAGGACGCCGCCCGGCGCACGGTGAAGAAGCTCCACGACGCCTCCGACGCCGGCATCCACAACCGGCACTGGTGGGAGGAGCCCCTCGACTGGGTCTCCGACCACTGGGACGAGATCGTCACGGTGTGCAAGTGGGTCGTGACGATCGTCGGCATCATCGTGATGATCGTGGGCGGCCCGCTCGGCTGGCTCGTCTTCGCGGCAGCGCTCATCGTCTTGGCCGACACGGTGAGAAAGATGCTCAACGGCCAGGCCGGCTGGGGCGATCTCATCTTCGCGGTCCTCGACTGCATCCCGGCGACCAAGGGTTTCACCAGCCTCGCCAAGATGGGAAAGCTCTGGAAGGCGGGTGGGTTGCGCGCACTGGGCGGCGGCGCGCTGAAGGGAATCGGGGGCGGCCTGAAAGGCCTGGCGAACAGCGCCCGAAATCTCGGCGGCTCCGCGCGCAATGTGTTCCGTGGATTCGATGGGTCCTGGCTCGGCAGGGTATCGGCGCGTGGATCCGGAAATCCTCTGCCGTCACCCGCGGAAATAAAGGACGCGCTTCGCAACCTCAATCCCCAGCTCTCCAAGAAGAGCTACACCTCCGAACAGGGCCACTACTACGCGACGCGTGTATTCCAGGGCGGCAGGACCGATGAGACGGTTCTCGCGGGCCACGGATTCCTCGAGGACGGCGCGGGCAGCTTCACCGTCCCGGAAGGGAGCAGCCTCTCCTTCTACGTGGATCACGGCGAGCGATTGCCGGGCCTGGACGGCCTGGCCGTGGAAGCAGGCGTATATCCCGGCAGCGCCCTCCACACGGCACATCCGGGCGACGTCATACCCAACTACACTCTCGCGGCGCCGGCACCGTCGATGGCAGGCAACTTCAGCGTCTTCGAGAATTCCACAACTGTCGCGGAACGGACGCGAATTGCCGACCTGCTGCAACCCGGTATGGGGAATGTACACTGGGCGGCATGTCGTGAAATCCTCTGA
- a CDS encoding DUF4279 domain-containing protein codes for MEYTHSEGPWVETAVKLVIRKSDLDADLVSRSIPLDPTTVQLPGIDPLNPGSIRDGLWIVQVHGRMPGGVSDQLGTLLSKVEPHAHVLSQLASQGYEIHIDISGFVGRGATFTLPADVVRRSAALGLPVTISTSVSDR; via the coding sequence ATGGAGTACACCCACAGCGAAGGCCCTTGGGTCGAGACCGCCGTGAAGCTGGTCATTCGCAAATCGGACTTGGATGCCGATCTCGTCTCCAGGTCGATCCCCTTGGATCCGACGACTGTCCAACTTCCGGGAATCGACCCCCTGAATCCGGGTTCGATTCGGGACGGCCTGTGGATCGTCCAGGTTCACGGCAGAATGCCGGGCGGAGTCAGCGACCAGCTCGGCACCTTGTTGAGCAAGGTGGAACCCCACGCGCACGTACTCTCTCAACTGGCCTCTCAGGGGTACGAGATCCATATCGACATCTCTGGATTCGTCGGCCGTGGAGCCACTTTCACGTTGCCCGCCGATGTCGTCCGGAGATCCGCGGCTCTCGGCCTGCCCGTGACCATCTCGACCAGCGTCAGCGATCGGTGA
- a CDS encoding DUF4279 domain-containing protein, with protein MELFATWGAPQAALLITGRDLVPGEITQELGLTPAFSREATAGAAFRPGESCWAVLVTGEADQGFDTPIEKLVELISPALEAIRGVQRRGHDVRLDLSGHVRRGSRTYLSPRALSSLAQLELPVSLTTDADPPTRSEDLLDWLPAPDGSHRAT; from the coding sequence ATGGAACTGTTCGCCACCTGGGGCGCACCCCAGGCCGCCCTGCTCATCACAGGTCGAGACCTGGTCCCCGGAGAGATCACGCAAGAGCTGGGCCTCACACCGGCCTTCTCCCGAGAAGCGACGGCCGGTGCCGCGTTCCGGCCCGGAGAGAGCTGTTGGGCCGTCCTGGTCACCGGTGAAGCCGATCAGGGCTTCGACACCCCCATCGAGAAACTCGTCGAGCTGATCTCACCTGCCCTCGAGGCGATTCGAGGAGTTCAGCGGCGCGGACACGACGTCCGGCTCGACCTCAGCGGTCATGTGCGGCGAGGGTCTCGGACCTACCTCTCCCCCCGTGCGTTGAGCAGTCTCGCCCAGCTCGAACTGCCGGTTTCCCTGACGACGGACGCCGATCCGCCCACACGTTCCGAGGACCTCCTGGACTGGCTGCCCGCCCCCGACGGCTCGCACCGAGCCACGTGA
- a CDS encoding TadE/TadG family type IV pilus assembly protein has protein sequence MGTRARSWFAARTARLDDRGSGAGAVIIFALLFLSLSAFVIDGGMSISKRERAADIAEQAARYAAQDIDLESLYDNQNGPAPINSQNCDARVKAFAREMGMSGRDIGSTHCVAADADQVEVEVQLTYSPVFTGLFYGGDVTVHGRAVAENEVG, from the coding sequence GTGGGCACGCGGGCCCGCTCCTGGTTCGCGGCACGCACGGCCCGCCTGGACGACCGGGGCTCGGGGGCGGGCGCGGTCATCATCTTCGCGCTGCTCTTCCTGTCCCTGTCCGCGTTCGTCATCGACGGCGGCATGTCCATCTCCAAGCGGGAACGCGCCGCCGACATCGCCGAGCAGGCCGCCCGCTACGCCGCCCAGGACATCGACCTGGAGTCCCTCTACGACAACCAGAACGGCCCCGCCCCGATCAACTCGCAGAACTGCGACGCCCGCGTGAAGGCGTTCGCCCGGGAGATGGGCATGTCCGGCCGGGACATCGGGTCCACCCACTGCGTGGCCGCGGACGCCGACCAGGTCGAGGTCGAGGTCCAGCTGACCTATTCACCGGTGTTCACGGGCCTGTTCTACGGCGGCGACGTCACGGTGCACGGGCGCGCGGTGGCGGAGAACGAGGTGGGCTGA
- a CDS encoding TadE/TadG family type IV pilus assembly protein: protein MTVPKPSPAAPRPRTTRRRDDRGLSTIEVVILAPVMILFILVLVAFGQLVDGRGALDGAARDAARAGSIQKDHGTAMAEARKAAEADLGDICSGPVTVMQTSAGFEPDTLFSVEVSCEVRGLAMIGLDVPTTLKSSFSSPLDPFRRTA, encoded by the coding sequence GTGACGGTACCGAAGCCCTCGCCGGCCGCTCCACGCCCCCGGACGACCCGCCGTCGTGACGACCGGGGCCTGTCCACCATCGAGGTGGTGATCCTCGCTCCCGTGATGATCCTGTTCATCCTGGTGCTGGTGGCGTTCGGCCAACTGGTCGACGGGCGCGGTGCGTTGGACGGCGCCGCCCGGGACGCGGCGCGGGCCGGCTCGATCCAGAAGGACCACGGGACCGCGATGGCCGAGGCGCGCAAGGCGGCCGAGGCGGACCTCGGGGACATCTGCTCGGGGCCGGTCACGGTGATGCAGACCAGCGCGGGGTTCGAGCCGGACACGCTCTTCTCGGTCGAGGTGAGCTGCGAGGTCCGGGGTCTCGCGATGATCGGCCTCGACGTCCCGACCACCCTGAAGTCCAGCTTCAGCTCGCCCCTCGACCCGTTCCGGAGGACGGCATGA
- a CDS encoding TadE family protein, which translates to MTAIEFVLLTPVLFFMIFATVQFALYFFADHVAQAAAQAGARKARATADAQPGAWRGDARDVVDSYIQQLGPQLVLSPDVKLLQPDPDTVGVEITAKIPTVFPGLDLTVHAQSSGPVERFVEDEGP; encoded by the coding sequence ATGACCGCGATCGAGTTCGTGCTGCTCACTCCGGTGCTCTTCTTCATGATCTTCGCGACGGTGCAGTTCGCGTTGTACTTCTTCGCCGACCACGTGGCGCAGGCGGCGGCGCAGGCGGGTGCCCGCAAGGCCCGCGCGACGGCGGACGCGCAGCCCGGGGCGTGGCGCGGTGACGCGCGGGACGTCGTGGACAGCTACATCCAGCAGCTCGGCCCGCAGCTGGTGCTGTCCCCGGACGTGAAACTGCTGCAGCCCGACCCGGACACCGTGGGCGTCGAGATCACGGCGAAGATCCCCACGGTCTTCCCCGGCCTGGACCTGACGGTGCACGCGCAGTCGTCGGGCCCGGTGGAACGGTTCGTGGAGGATGAGGGCCCGTGA